The Acinetobacter chinensis genomic sequence TTATTTCAATGAAAAAATTGAAGTTAAGTTATGTCAGATAAAGCTTTTATGGAAGTAATGTGCAATGAAATATTCTTATTTCCAATTAATTGATAATGTGTGAGTAAGTGATTATGAGAAATCTTCATATAAGTTTGAATGAATTCACAAATGCAAGTCGTGTTTTGAAGCAGACTAAAAGCTTAGTTGATTCTGGTATTGTGGATAAGCTATATATTGCAGCTTTATACAAGGAAGGGTTGGATAGTGAATTTAATTATGACAATAAGAGAGAGTTGAAAAGGTTTTCTTTAAGGAGTAGAAGTTTAAATAAAAGTCTTTTTATGCAAGTCATAAAGTATATAGAGTTTTGTTTTTCAATTTATAATTATTATAAAGATAAAAATATAAAAATGATAAACATTCATTCTTTGAGTATGCTTCCATTTGGACTTTTTTTAAAATATTGCTTTCAAGCAATATTAATTTATGACACCCACGAGCTTGAGGTGGAGCGTAATGGCTTAAAAGGAGTAAGGAAGAAAATAAGCAGATTTTTTGAGTCAAAGTTGATAAAACATGTTGATATGACAATAGTTGTTAGTGAAAGTATTGCTGATTGGTATCAAAAAGAATATGACATCAAACGTCCTCCTGTTGTTTTAAATGCACCAAATAAAAGAGAAATGAAAAAAAATAACCATTTCAGGGAGCAGTTGGATATTCGCGAAGATCAAATCATATTAATTTATCAAGGTGGTTTATTTTATGGTAGAGGTATTCATTTAATTTTAGATGCATTTAGAGATAGAAAAGATGACAAAGTTGTGGTTGTTTTTATGGGATATGGTGAATTAGAGAAAGATATAACTGATTTAGCTAAAAATTATAATAATATTTTCTTTTTCCCAGCAGTATCACCACAGGTTGTGCTGGAATATACTTCATCAGCTGACTTAGGTATTTCTTTAATCGAAAATACTTGTTTATCTTACTATTATTGTATGCCTAATAAACTATTCGAATATTCTATGGCGGGTTTACCTGTTTTGGTCTCTAATATGAAAGATATGTCTGAATTAGTAGTTAAGAATAATATGGGGGTAGTAATTAGTGATTTTTCTTCAAAAGGTATTAATCAAGCGGTTGATGATTTTTTGACTAGAGATTTGGTGTCTATGAAGAAAAATGCTTATGATGTGGCATGCGAAAACTCTTGGGAGGTTCAGGAGCAGAAGATGATATTTTCCTATCGTAAATTATTGGAGAATCATGATATTTTTGATCTAAAAAATAAATGATATATAAATAGTATGGTGGGGAGTCACCTTCATGTAAGGCATCGTTTTTATGAAGGTTTTAAATAAAGAATATATATGATTGAAGGTGTGCATGAAATCTTATATTTATATTTGTAATAATTTCACTGGAAATAAGGTTCATAGTGAAGTTATTTTAAAATTATCAAGAAAATACAGCAATATTAATCATTATATTTTTGTACCTTGTAGCAATAGGGGGCTTATTGGTAGAAATAATATTAGTAAAAATAATATTATTGTTGAATATTTTTATGTTAATAAGTACATGAAATTTTTTCCAATAATAAAATCACTAATAATTATTTTTATGATTATTTCCAAAATAAAATTTTATAAGATAGATATGAAGGAAAGCAAAGCTTTGTCTTATACTTTTGGGTCTGATGGTGTATTGTGTTTGTATCTTTATTTTATTTTTGGAACAGTATTTAGTACTTTTGTAAGAACTACTGATGTGTCTATATTTTTTAAATATGGCTATCATTTAAGATTGTTTTTCAGATTGATAGCAAGTAAGTCTAAATATATTTATTTTCCTAGCTTAGTGTTAATGAAAAATGGTGAAAAAACACTATTTTTAGAAAAAAATTCAAATAAGTTTAAATTTATACCAAATCCGATAAATGATTACTGGGTTGATAATATTTATTATTTTGATAATTTAAGCATTAATAACAAAAAGATTTTGTTTGTAGGCAGTTTTGATCTTAATAAGAATATTATGGCAGTTTTTAATTCTTGCTCTGCTCTTTATAACTTAAGAGGGGATTTTCAGCTTGAATTTATTGGGGGTAGTGTGACAGATTTTAAAAAGATCTGTCAGATTAATTCAATACCTGATTGGGTGTCTGTTTTAGATAAAATTCCTAAAGAAGAGCTTTTGTTGAAGTATCGTTCTTCTAATATATTATTGGTACCATCCTTTTTAGAGACTTTTGGTATGGTCTATATTGAGGCTATCAGTCAAGGTTGTATTGCCATATGTTCAAAAAATCAAGGAATAGATGGTTTGTTCAGTAATGAAAATATTCTTTATACCGTTGACCCATGTGATTGTATTAGTATTTCAGAGGCATTAAACAATTTATTGGATAAAGATATAAAAATATCTGATTTTGAGTTAAAGAAACTTTTACTTCCTTTTATTTCTGAAAATGTAATCAATGATTATTCTTCTTTTTATTGTGAGGATTCGTAATATTTTTATAAAATTCATGCAGATGTTTTTGATGAAAGAAAATGAGTTGTTAATTTTTGAATGAGGATTTTTGTATTAATAATTTAAATCATAATATGCTGAAATTGTTATTTACAAACAGCATTAAGTGTGCTGTTATTTTGATTAGTGTGTAGCGTATGAATACTAAGAAAACTTTTTGGATTGTTAATCAATACAGTTCTACTCCTGAGACTGCAATGGGTGGACGACATTATTATATTGCCTCTGAATTAGCTAAAATGGGGCATCAGGTTTATGTCATTGCAGGTGGGTACAGTCATTTATTACGAAAACCTAAACAATTTAAATCTCCCTATCTCTTGGAGGCTATTGCACCAAACTTTTCATTCGTATGGATAAATTTACCAAAATATGAGGAAGCTCACAGTAAGCAGCGAGTCATTAACTGGTTTAGATTTTCATGGGCATTAAAAAAATTACCGCCTTTAATGGAACATCAACCAGATATTGTTCTTTATTCATCGCCATCACTTGTTGGCTATCTTGGGGCAAAATATCTCTCTAATAAATTTAAAGCAAAATTTATTTTTGAAGTACGGGATATCTGGCCTCTAACATGGATTGAGCTAGGTGGTCACTCTCCTCAACATCCTTTTGTGCGTTTTATGCAATGGATAGAAGACAGAGCTTATAAAAAAGCTGATTTTGTGTTTTCCAATCTGTTTAATGCCGTAGAGCATATGCAAACAAGAGGTCTTGACAGAGCTAAGTTTCATTGGATTCCCAATGGGATTTCTTTGGAAGAAGTGACACATAGAGAACCATTGAATATTGATATTATTAATCAAATTCCAAATGATAAATTCATTGTGGGCTATACTGGGACTATAGGAGTTGCGAATGCAATTGATGATTTAATTGAAGCTGCAAAATCACTGTCGAAGCAACAAAAAGATATTCATTTTGTATTAGTAGGTGCGGGTAAAGAAAAAGAAGATCTGGTCAATAAAGTTAAATCCTTAGGCTTAAGTAATGTTACTTTTATTGATGCGATACCTAAAAAGCAGATTCAGTCTATGTTGGCTTATTTTGATGTTTGTTATATAGGGTGGCAGAAGAATTCTCTTTATAGATTTGGGATTGCTCCGAATAAATTACCGGAATACCTTTTTTCTGCAAAACCTATTATTCATGCATTTTCCGGTAAAGGGGATGTGGTAGAACTTGCAAATGCTGGTATCAGAATTGAGGCAGAAGATCCCGAACTTATTGTTGACGCAGTTATACAGTTATACAGTTTAAGTGACAGTGAGCGTCATGAGATGGGGGATAATGGTAAAAATTATGTTATTCAGAATTTGGATTATACAAAGATTGCAGAAAAACTTGTAAATGTTGTTTTGAACGATGAGGACTGATTAATGAAAAGAATACTCGATATCATCATCGCCTCTATTGCTCTGATTTTGCTGTCACCCTTGTATTTTATCGTGGCACGTAAAGTAAAAAAGAATCTGGGATCTCCTGTTCTGTTTCGTCAGGTACGTCCAGGTCTGAACGGCAAACCTTTTGAAATGATTAAATTCCGCACCATGAAAGATGGGGTGGATGCACAAGGTAATCCTTTACCCGATAGTGAGCGATTAACGCCTTTTGGTAAAATGCTGCGCTCAACCAGTCTGGATGAAATGCCGGAACTGTGGAATGTAATTAAAGGTGATATGAGTATTGTTGGTCCTCGACCATTACTTATGGAGTATTTACCTTTATATAATGAAGAACAGGCAAAACGCCATAATGTGCGCCCAGGCATGACGGGTCATGCCCAGGTGAATGGACGTAATGCGATTGGCTGGGAAGAAAAATTTAAGCTGGATACCTGGTATGTAGAGAACCGATCCACCTTGCTTGATTTTAAAATTATGTTTAAAACCGTACATAAAGTGATTGCAAAAGACGATATCAGTGCAGAGGGCGAAGCAACGATGACTCGTTTTACTGGTACACATGAAAAGGAAAAACAGAATGACAGTTGAATTGTATGGAGTGTATGGTGCCAGCGGTTTTGGTAAAGAAGTAATGCCTTTGGTGCGCCAACAATTCCCTCATATAGAAAAAGAATGCTTTGTTTTTATTGATGATGGGCAAGCAGGAACAGATCTGAATGGATATCCAATACTAAGTTATCATGATTTCAAATCACATAAAGCAGTTTCAAAATCAGTTACAATTGCTATTGCAAACAGCATCGTTCGTGAAAAACTTGTATTACGTTTAAATGAAGACAGCATTCAGCATCTGGAAGTGAAAGCTGAGAATACAGTAATTCTGGATGAAGTGGAAATTGGTGAAGGCAGTTTACTCTGCCCATTTACATGTCTGACTTCAAATATAAAAATTGGCAAGTTTTTCCATGCCAATATTTATAGTTATGTTGCGCATGATTGTGTGATTGGCGATTATGTTACTTTTGCACCGAGTGTAAAATGTAATGGTAATATTCATATCGAAGACCATGCCTATATCGGAACAGGCGCAGTTATTAAGCAGGGTACGCCGGATAAGCCTTTAGTGATTGGTAAAGGGGCGGTGGTGGGAATGGGGGCTGTTGTAACGAAAAGCGTACCACCAGGCGTGACTGTTGTCGGTAACCCGGCACGAATTTTAGAGAAGAAATAAGAGTTTAAACCGCTCAGAAATCAGGACAGATAATATGTTAAACACTGCATTTGAACCGTGGCCAAGTTTCACTCAGGAAGAGGCGGATGCTGTATCTCAAGTATTACTTTCAAATAAGGTGAATTACTGGACGGGTCAGGAATGCCGTGAATTTGAAAAAGAATTTGCACAGTTCGCAGAATCTGAGTATGCAGTTGCACTTGCCAACGGTACCGTAGCACTTGATGTTGCGCTGAAAGCATTAAACATCGGTCCTGGCGATGAAGTGATTGTGACCTCCAGAACCTTTCTCGCTTCAGTCAGCTCAATTATTACAGCAGGTGCAACGCCTGTATTTGCAGATGTTGAGCTTGATTCGCAGAATATTTCCCGTCGCACTATAGATGCTGTATTCAGTACAAAAACTAAAGCCATCATCTGTGTTCACCTTGCAGGGTGGATGTGTGATATGGACCCAATCATGCAGTTGGCTGAAGAAAAAGGTCTGTATGTCATCGAGGATTGTGCACAGGCGCATGGGGCTAAGTATAAAGGTAAATCTGCAGGTTCAATTGGACATATCTCAGCATGGTCTTTCTGTCAGGATAAAATCATGACGACTGGCGGTGAAGGTGGAATGGTCACAACCAATGATGAAACGTTGTGGAAAAAAATGTGGTCATACAAAGACCATGGTAAAAATTATGACAGTGTCTACAACAAACAGCATCCGCCAGGGTTCCGCTGGTTACATGACTCATTCGGTACAAACTGGCGAATGATGGAAATGCAGGCAGTACTTGGTCGAATTCAGCTGACCCGTATGCCTGAGTGGACAGCAAAACGAACTCAGAACATGAATCAGATTCTGACTTCATTTGATGACAGTCCATTTTTTACAGTACACCGTCCATCGCAGGATTATGTACATGCCTGTTATAAATGTTATGTTCAGGTCAATATAGATGCATTACCTGAAGGGTGGTCACGTGACCGGATTATGCAGGAAATCAATGCACAGGGTGTTCCATGTTTCAGTGGATCATGTTCGGAAGTCTATCTTGAGCATGCTTTTGACAATACACCATGGCGACCGGAAAAGCGTCTTGAGAATGCGCAGCAGCTGGGTGAAACCAGTCTGATGTTTCTGGTTCATCCAACGCTGAGTGAAGCCAGCCTGAATAAAACTGTTACAGTAATTCAGCAGGTTATTGGTCAGCTTTAACAGGAAAAAATCAGTCTATACAGATACATATTTAATGTATCTGTATATTAAAAATAACGATATTGTGAGGGTATCCATCAATTAATGTATGTACTGCATTAAAAATGGATAAGAACGTCAGGCCGAAAAGAAGTTTTCTGTGAAATCAATTATTATCTCATTGGCTGCTGCGCCCAGACTGGCAAAACAGGCTTTTTTAATTCTTATAGATTTTTGTGTGTTTCCTGCACTGATCTGGTTGTGTTATGCCATCCGCGAATTTAATTTAGGTGCGGAGGTTGTTCCTCGTCTTGATTTTGGTGCGGTCTGGGTGAGTCTGATCACTACAGTTGCATTGATTATTTGTGGGGTTTACCGTTTCATTGTCCGTACATTCAATGAAGCGTTTATTTTTAAGTTAGGTTTGGCGACTTTTGTTACTGTTGCTGGCTTGTATCTACTTGCCTATCTGACACACGCATTCATTCCGACTTCCATTCCGATTATGTTCGGTTTCATGATGTTTTCATGGATCTGGTTCAGTCGGGCTGCGATCCGTATGCTGGTCAAGTCCCATTTGTCATCTGATGTGCCGCGTAAAAGAGTAGCTATTTATGGCGCAGGTTATGCAGGTCAACAGGTCGCTGCAACGCTGTACCGTTCGGATGAGCATTTACCGGTTTTTTTCATTGATGACGATACTTCTTTATCCGGTCAGATTATTGGTGGGTTACGGGTTTTTGATGCAGGAAACAGTCTTAAACAGCTGAAAAAACAACAGATTGATGAAATTCTGATTGCTTTGCCTTCTGTAGGGCGGGTCAGAAAAAGTGAAATCATTAAATTTCTTGAACCTGTACATTTAAAAATTACAGAAATTCCTGGTCTGACAAAGCTTGTTGATGGTGATATTCACGTTTCAGATATTCAGGAAGTGGATATTATCGATCTGTTAGGACGAGATCCTGTTCCACCTATTGCAGAATTACTGGCAAAGAATATTAAAAATAAAGTAGTGATGGTCACAGGCGCAGGGGGGTCTATCGGGTCTGAATTATGCCGACAGATTGTGAAAAATCAGCCGAAGAAACTGATTATTTTTGAACTGACTGAGTTTGCCCTGTACAGTATAGATAAGGAACTGCGTTTAAAAACTCAGATTGAAATTATTCCTATTCTTGGAACGGTGTTGGATCAGCCGAAGCTCGAACGTATTATTCAGCAGTACAGCGTACAGACGGTATATCACGCAGCGGCCTATAAACATGTTCCACTGGTCGAGTGCAATCCGATTTCTGGTCTGAAGAATAATGCTCTTGGCACCGCATTCAGCCTGAATGCTGCTGTAAAAAATGCAGTTGAAACCTTTGTTCTAATTTCGACGGATAAAGCTGTACGACCGACCAATGTTATGGGCGCGTCGAAACGGATGGCTGAACTTTATTGTCAGGCAATGGCTGAAGCTCAAGATCAGACACAAATTAGTATTGTTCGATTTGGTAATGTACTGGGTTCATCAGGTTCAGTGGTACCCTTGTTTAAACAGCAGATAGCTAAAGGTGGTCCAATAACTGTGACACATCCCGATGTCACTCGATATTTTATGACGATCCCAGAAGCATCACAGCTGGTGATTCAGGCCGGTGCACTGGGGCAGGGTGGTGATGTATTCCTGCTGGATATGGGCGAGCCTGTGCGTATTCAGGATCTGGCAAGACAGATGATCTCCCTGAGTGGACTGCGTGTACGTGAAGAAGGTTCATCTGATGGTGATATTGAAATTAAATATTCCGGTCTACGTCCAGGTGAGAAACTGTATGAAGAACTGCTGATTGACCAGGAAGATACCGCGGTTACTGATCACAGCCGGATTTTAAGGTCATTTGAAAAACATTATCCGCTGGATGAGCTGATGAAAGTTTTTGAACGGATCAACGAGCTGACCGCGACACAGCAGGATATTGACTGGGCTTTATCGCAGCTTGAACACTATGTGGATGGCTATCAACGTGGTAAAGAAATTCAGGTAAACTAAGCCTGTTCATTTGTACATTCAGGAAATTGCATGACAATCAGAAAAGCCATACTCCCTGTCGCTGGTCTGGGTACCCGTTTTTTACCTGCCAGTAAATCCATTCCCAAAGAAATGGTGACAGTTGTTGACCGTCCTGCAATTGAATATGTTGTCAAAGAAGCTGTTGAAGCGGGAATTGAACAGATTATTCTGGTGACACATTCTTCCAAAGCTTCGATTGAAAATTATTTTGATCGTAATTTTGAACTTGAGACTACGCTTGAGCAGAAAAAAAAGTTTGATCTGCTGAAAGAAATTACCGAAATTTTACCTGAACATGTCAGTGTGATCAGTGTCCGCCAGCCGCAACCTTTAGGTCTCGGACACGCGGTTCTCTGTGCAAAAGAAGTGATTGGTCAGGAGGATTTTGCAGTTCTGTTGCCGGATGTATTGGTCAAGTCGAAGGACAACACCAATGACCTGACATTGATGATTGATCATTTTTCACAGCGCAAGCATGCACAGATTATGGTTGAAGCAGTACCTGATCACATGGTTGATCAGTACGGAATTGTCGATGTGGCTACAGCACCTGTTGAAGGTGAAAGTGTTGTCATGCAGGGGATCGTGGAAAAGCCAGCTGTAGGAACTGCACCATCTACTCTTTCAGTGGTTGGGCGTTATATTTTGCCAGCCCGCATTATGGAACTGCTTGAAAATACTCCTAAAGGTGCGGGGAATGAAATTCAGTTGACTGATGCGATTGCTGCCTTACAGCTTGAACAGTCTGTTGATGCCTATCGTATGAAAGGTCAGACTTTTGACTGTGGCAGTAAACTGGGGTATCTGAAAGCAGTACTGCATTATGGAATTGAGCATCCTAAATTAGGCAACGAGTTCAAGGCACTGATTCAGGAACTTCCGCTCTAAGAAAGCACAGGATTTTTGCGATGAAGATTGCTGTTTTTGGTAAAACACTTTATTCAGGTGTTATGTCAGCCTTACTTGCTGAATGTGGGCATGACGTCTACTGGTGTAATATTTTCAGCTCATCTGATGCCGAAAACTATCATTTTCAGGATGAGTCTGTTACTCAACTGCTGGAGCAGCAGCGTCAGGAAGAGCGGCTGAAATTCTGTGAGTTTTCAGAACTGCCACTGACTGTGGATGCTTATATTTTCAGCTTCAGCCCAGCTGAAGAAAGTCTTGCATTTGAGCTGTTGACCCAGCTGCAGCACAGACCGATTATTCATCCTAAACTGATGATCAATGCTTCAACACTAGGGTTGAATGGTACTGACCGTTTCAGCAGAATTTTACCTGATGATCAGTGGATTTATTTACCGGATACCATTCAGGAAGGTAATGCTTTACGCAGTCTGACTCAGGCGAAGCAGCTGACGGTCGGTTGTACAGATCCTGTAGCACAGATTCGCCTGAAAGAGATGCTGAGACCGTTATTTCCGCTCAAACAGAATTTTCTGTTCATGCCTGTTCTGGATGCTGAATTTACCAAGTTGAGTATCTCTGGTATGCTGGCAACCAGGATCAGTTACATCAATGACCTGGCTGTGGTTGCAGAAAAGCTGGGGATTGATATTTCCCATGTGCGTCAGGGAATGGCAGCCGACAGTCGAATAGGGGCGTCTTATCTGTATCCAGGGGCAGGCTTTGGTGGTGAGAATTTTACTCATGATATTCAGACGCTCGCTAATACTGTGACCAATACAGGTGTAAAAAGCAGATTACTTTCTCAGGTCTGGGAAATTAATGAACAACAGAAAGAACTGATGTTTCAGAAATTCTGGAATTATTATCAGGGTGATCTTCAGGGTAAACGTCTTGCCATCTGGGGTGCATCATTTAAGGAAAACACCACAAGAGTACAGCATTCCCCGATCCATGTGATGTTAAAAGCATTATGGGCGCAGGGGGTGACAGTGGCATTGCATGATCCTCAGGCATTAAACGAGATCAGGCAGATCTATGGTGAACGTCCTGATCTGATTTTGTGTGAAAATCAGTATCAGGCAGTGGATGGTGCACATGGCCTATGCGTACTGACTGCATGGAAACAGTATTTCAGCCTGGATTACACAGAACTGTTAAAAAGAATGATACATCCGCTGTTACTGGATGGACGTAATATTTATGATCCTGAATATGTGAAATCTCAAGGATTTGCTTATATGGGGGTTGGCCGTTGATGACTGCACATTCTGAGACAGATATCTCTAAACCGTCTTCATTGGGTCTGTCCGAACTGAATCAACTGAAAA encodes the following:
- a CDS encoding glycosyltransferase; protein product: MRNLHISLNEFTNASRVLKQTKSLVDSGIVDKLYIAALYKEGLDSEFNYDNKRELKRFSLRSRSLNKSLFMQVIKYIEFCFSIYNYYKDKNIKMINIHSLSMLPFGLFLKYCFQAILIYDTHELEVERNGLKGVRKKISRFFESKLIKHVDMTIVVSESIADWYQKEYDIKRPPVVLNAPNKREMKKNNHFREQLDIREDQIILIYQGGLFYGRGIHLILDAFRDRKDDKVVVVFMGYGELEKDITDLAKNYNNIFFFPAVSPQVVLEYTSSADLGISLIENTCLSYYYCMPNKLFEYSMAGLPVLVSNMKDMSELVVKNNMGVVISDFSSKGINQAVDDFLTRDLVSMKKNAYDVACENSWEVQEQKMIFSYRKLLENHDIFDLKNK
- a CDS encoding glycosyltransferase family 4 protein, translating into MKSYIYICNNFTGNKVHSEVILKLSRKYSNINHYIFVPCSNRGLIGRNNISKNNIIVEYFYVNKYMKFFPIIKSLIIIFMIISKIKFYKIDMKESKALSYTFGSDGVLCLYLYFIFGTVFSTFVRTTDVSIFFKYGYHLRLFFRLIASKSKYIYFPSLVLMKNGEKTLFLEKNSNKFKFIPNPINDYWVDNIYYFDNLSINNKKILFVGSFDLNKNIMAVFNSCSALYNLRGDFQLEFIGGSVTDFKKICQINSIPDWVSVLDKIPKEELLLKYRSSNILLVPSFLETFGMVYIEAISQGCIAICSKNQGIDGLFSNENILYTVDPCDCISISEALNNLLDKDIKISDFELKKLLLPFISENVINDYSSFYCEDS
- a CDS encoding glycosyltransferase family 4 protein; protein product: MNTKKTFWIVNQYSSTPETAMGGRHYYIASELAKMGHQVYVIAGGYSHLLRKPKQFKSPYLLEAIAPNFSFVWINLPKYEEAHSKQRVINWFRFSWALKKLPPLMEHQPDIVLYSSPSLVGYLGAKYLSNKFKAKFIFEVRDIWPLTWIELGGHSPQHPFVRFMQWIEDRAYKKADFVFSNLFNAVEHMQTRGLDRAKFHWIPNGISLEEVTHREPLNIDIINQIPNDKFIVGYTGTIGVANAIDDLIEAAKSLSKQQKDIHFVLVGAGKEKEDLVNKVKSLGLSNVTFIDAIPKKQIQSMLAYFDVCYIGWQKNSLYRFGIAPNKLPEYLFSAKPIIHAFSGKGDVVELANAGIRIEAEDPELIVDAVIQLYSLSDSERHEMGDNGKNYVIQNLDYTKIAEKLVNVVLNDED
- a CDS encoding sugar transferase, whose protein sequence is MKRILDIIIASIALILLSPLYFIVARKVKKNLGSPVLFRQVRPGLNGKPFEMIKFRTMKDGVDAQGNPLPDSERLTPFGKMLRSTSLDEMPELWNVIKGDMSIVGPRPLLMEYLPLYNEEQAKRHNVRPGMTGHAQVNGRNAIGWEEKFKLDTWYVENRSTLLDFKIMFKTVHKVIAKDDISAEGEATMTRFTGTHEKEKQNDS
- a CDS encoding acetyltransferase, producing the protein MTVELYGVYGASGFGKEVMPLVRQQFPHIEKECFVFIDDGQAGTDLNGYPILSYHDFKSHKAVSKSVTIAIANSIVREKLVLRLNEDSIQHLEVKAENTVILDEVEIGEGSLLCPFTCLTSNIKIGKFFHANIYSYVAHDCVIGDYVTFAPSVKCNGNIHIEDHAYIGTGAVIKQGTPDKPLVIGKGAVVGMGAVVTKSVPPGVTVVGNPARILEKK
- a CDS encoding DegT/DnrJ/EryC1/StrS family aminotransferase; this encodes MLNTAFEPWPSFTQEEADAVSQVLLSNKVNYWTGQECREFEKEFAQFAESEYAVALANGTVALDVALKALNIGPGDEVIVTSRTFLASVSSIITAGATPVFADVELDSQNISRRTIDAVFSTKTKAIICVHLAGWMCDMDPIMQLAEEKGLYVIEDCAQAHGAKYKGKSAGSIGHISAWSFCQDKIMTTGGEGGMVTTNDETLWKKMWSYKDHGKNYDSVYNKQHPPGFRWLHDSFGTNWRMMEMQAVLGRIQLTRMPEWTAKRTQNMNQILTSFDDSPFFTVHRPSQDYVHACYKCYVQVNIDALPEGWSRDRIMQEINAQGVPCFSGSCSEVYLEHAFDNTPWRPEKRLENAQQLGETSLMFLVHPTLSEASLNKTVTVIQQVIGQL
- a CDS encoding polysaccharide biosynthesis protein, which encodes MKSIIISLAAAPRLAKQAFLILIDFCVFPALIWLCYAIREFNLGAEVVPRLDFGAVWVSLITTVALIICGVYRFIVRTFNEAFIFKLGLATFVTVAGLYLLAYLTHAFIPTSIPIMFGFMMFSWIWFSRAAIRMLVKSHLSSDVPRKRVAIYGAGYAGQQVAATLYRSDEHLPVFFIDDDTSLSGQIIGGLRVFDAGNSLKQLKKQQIDEILIALPSVGRVRKSEIIKFLEPVHLKITEIPGLTKLVDGDIHVSDIQEVDIIDLLGRDPVPPIAELLAKNIKNKVVMVTGAGGSIGSELCRQIVKNQPKKLIIFELTEFALYSIDKELRLKTQIEIIPILGTVLDQPKLERIIQQYSVQTVYHAAAYKHVPLVECNPISGLKNNALGTAFSLNAAVKNAVETFVLISTDKAVRPTNVMGASKRMAELYCQAMAEAQDQTQISIVRFGNVLGSSGSVVPLFKQQIAKGGPITVTHPDVTRYFMTIPEASQLVIQAGALGQGGDVFLLDMGEPVRIQDLARQMISLSGLRVREEGSSDGDIEIKYSGLRPGEKLYEELLIDQEDTAVTDHSRILRSFEKHYPLDELMKVFERINELTATQQDIDWALSQLEHYVDGYQRGKEIQVN
- the galU gene encoding UTP--glucose-1-phosphate uridylyltransferase GalU; this encodes MTIRKAILPVAGLGTRFLPASKSIPKEMVTVVDRPAIEYVVKEAVEAGIEQIILVTHSSKASIENYFDRNFELETTLEQKKKFDLLKEITEILPEHVSVISVRQPQPLGLGHAVLCAKEVIGQEDFAVLLPDVLVKSKDNTNDLTLMIDHFSQRKHAQIMVEAVPDHMVDQYGIVDVATAPVEGESVVMQGIVEKPAVGTAPSTLSVVGRYILPARIMELLENTPKGAGNEIQLTDAIAALQLEQSVDAYRMKGQTFDCGSKLGYLKAVLHYGIEHPKLGNEFKALIQELPL
- a CDS encoding UDP binding domain-containing protein yields the protein MKIAVFGKTLYSGVMSALLAECGHDVYWCNIFSSSDAENYHFQDESVTQLLEQQRQEERLKFCEFSELPLTVDAYIFSFSPAEESLAFELLTQLQHRPIIHPKLMINASTLGLNGTDRFSRILPDDQWIYLPDTIQEGNALRSLTQAKQLTVGCTDPVAQIRLKEMLRPLFPLKQNFLFMPVLDAEFTKLSISGMLATRISYINDLAVVAEKLGIDISHVRQGMAADSRIGASYLYPGAGFGGENFTHDIQTLANTVTNTGVKSRLLSQVWEINEQQKELMFQKFWNYYQGDLQGKRLAIWGASFKENTTRVQHSPIHVMLKALWAQGVTVALHDPQALNEIRQIYGERPDLILCENQYQAVDGAHGLCVLTAWKQYFSLDYTELLKRMIHPLLLDGRNIYDPEYVKSQGFAYMGVGR